ATTTGAAGTTaattataatttttgaatttcttatGCACCTGTTCCGCATGTTTTTGTCAGATAGCCCTCGTGACTCCGTTCAGTTTGTTGAGTGGTCTCCACCATCCTGTCCACGAGCCTTATTGATTGCAAATTTTTATGGAAGAGTTACAATTTGGATGCAGCCTTCTCAGGTCAGATGACCCTTTTGACAATGATTAGGGCGTGGCACATGCttcatttttttaatattttCTTGTATATGCTTCTTTATCAGCTGATAAATATCTATGGATATTCATATTTCGTTGCCTTTACGTGGCGTTAAGAGACTTGTTGCAATTCTATTCAGGGACCAGTTAATCTGGTGCGCGACGCTAGTTGCTGGCAGCGCGAACATGAATGGCGGCAAGATATTGCAGTTTTAACAAAGTGGCTGTCTGGCATTTCTCCGGTAAATGTTCTACTTATCTTCTCTCGACAATGAATGTATTATGCTCTCTTCTTGAATGCTTGTGATTGGCTTTGTACTAAATAGTTTTAAATAATAGCACCAAAGTATGTTTAGAGGGACCTCTGTTACTCAGACTTGCCGACATGGTGTCGGTTGTGACACAACATTGAGTGCCTGACGCTCCCTTTTAAAAGTTAAGGGACACGCAGATACAGCCAGACAACTGTCTTTGACCAATTATTAGATACAAAATTAAGGAAGCAGTGGCACTCACCTCTATTCAaatttcaaaatattattcgGGTCTTTATGTGATATTCTACCTCTGCGTGACCAGTATAGATGGCTATCTGCAAAATCCAGTAGTTCCGTGAACATGAAGTCCACTTTCGAGGAGAAGTTTCTTCCACACCAGCCTCAAAATTCAGGTATGTGACGTGTTAATTATGGGACATGGATCGTCTCGCCTGACAGTTTTTGTGATATTTGGCGTTGTAGATATAATCTGCATGAATATGTTCTTGCAGTTAGCCTTTGTTTTGAGATGAAGGTTTTGTTGTTGGGTTGCTGAAATAATGAACTCGCTTTACTTGTTTTGGTATTTGTTATACGATACTTATCTGACGGGTCGTTTTGATTCACTTGACCAGATAGGTGGCCCAATATGCTCTGTATCTGTTCTGTCTTCACGTCAGGCTCAGTCCAGCTTCACTGGTCACAGTGGCCCCCACCGGCAGCTGGGGAGAAATTGAAGTGGTTTTGCACAAGCAAAGGAATGCTTGGGGCAGGGCCAAGTGGGATCATGGCGGCCGATGCTATTGTAACTGATTCAGGGACAATGCATGTAGCAGGTATACTGAGATGATCCATGTCCAGGTCCCAACATACCATAAAACTATTTTTTTGTTGAAAAGAGTataatttattaatatttttatataataatgacGTGATAAACTTTCAAGATGACCCCCaacaaatttttatggtttacaGGTATCCCTATTGTAAATCCATCAACAGTTGTGGTATGGGAGGTTACTCCTGACCCTGGAAATGGGTTCAACGCAACTCCGAAGACAACAATAAGCTCTATGGCCCCGCCGTCGCTTAATCCTCCTAGTTGGTCAGGATTTGCCTCACTTGCAGCGTATTTGTGTTGGTGTCAGGAAAAATTCATATCTGAAGGAAAACAGGGGAAAAAGCCTTCATATCAAGATTTTATTGAAAATGTGTCTCTTTGTTGCTCCCCAGTCTCAAATTTTTCAGCCTACGTAAATCCAGAAGCAGCATCACAATCAGCTGCAACCACTACATGGGGCTCTGGTGTCACAGCTGTTTCTTTTGATCCTACGCGTGGTGGATCAGTCATTACTGTTGTAATAGTTGAGGGTATTTCACTCTGAACTTCTgtttcatttttatcatattgACCGACATCATGGCTGTTTATGTATTTTGATTTTTCTCGTCCTCATTTAATAGGACAGTACATGTCCCCGTATGACCCTGACGAGGGCCCTTCAGTCACAGGATGGAGAGTGCAACGTTGGGAATCCTGTCTTAAACCTGTTGTTCTTCACCCAATATTTGGGAGTCCTTCCAATTTTGGGGGACAGCCTCCGATGCAAACAGTATGGGAAACCAAGGTCAATGAAAGCATTCCACTATCCGATGATTTCAATCATCCACAAACTTCATCAGTGGGACCCACTTCTGATGAGCAGCCTGAAGAATCTCCTGTTGCTAAGGCAAAACGAACCACCTTTGATCACTTCAACATGCCCAGTGATATCAGAACTCTTGCCCGCATTATATATTCTGCCCATGGCGGTGAGATTGCGGTTGCATTTTTACGAGGTGCAGTTCATATTTTCTCCGGACCCAATTTTACACCAGTGGATACTTACCAGATTAATGTTGGGTCAGCAATAGCTGCTCCTGCTTTTTCTTCAACTAGTTGCTGCTCAGCCTCTGTATGGCATGATATTGCTAAAGACTGCACTATGTTGAAGATTATCCGTGTTCTCCCTCCCGCTGCCCTTAGTGATGAATCAAAAGCCGATTCATCAACCTGGGAACGTGCAattgcagaacggtaaagtggaTATTAATGTTTATTATATTTCGGGTTGATGATCAGTGTCATTTTTGTTACTCTTACGGTCTTATCCCATTTATATTGTCCCCAGTTGACTTTGACGGTCAACGCATGTCAATTTCTTTGACATAGTTTCTTATACCGGagtattatacaataatgacaacttttttaattatgattttataGGTTTTTGTGTGACAAAATTTACTCCATATCTTCTCTTAAATCTAGAAAAATTAATAGTCAAAGTTGACATTGATTGACGAACAAAGTAAAATGGGAGCAATAAGAATGGGACTGAGGTAGTCCATAGTAGTGTAGTATAAAACATTGCCAAGTACGCTATGAACTTTTTAAGTAGTTCTTTTCAGGTCTGTAGGAACTGAGCAAATAAAGAGCAAGTGTCAATGTGTTTGTGAATAAACTATGTAATCATTTCTGAACTGGTCAGCTATTCACTCTTAGTGTTTTCTATTTGATCCTCCTCCTCAAAACAGGTTTTGGTGGAGTCTATTAGTTGGAGTAGATTGGTGGGATGCGGTTGGCTGCACCCAAAGTGCTGCCGAAGATGGAATCGGTACGAAAAGTAACTTGATTGCTGATGCCACAATAACTAGCTTATTTTAATAACTTCTAGCTCCCACTATTTGGTGACGAAGGTGTATGGATATAGTGAACATAGCACATTTGGCAGCTTTTTTCACGATTTCTCTAATTAGTTTACTTTCTGTTTCCAGTTTCATTGAACAGTGTTATTGCGGTTTTAGATTCAGACTTCCATTCTCTGCCATCTACGCAGCACAGGCAGCAATATGGACCAGTAAGTTCACAAGTTTTCTCTCTTTTCCTGCTATTTTTACGTTCACAGAATCACAGATGGTGTTCGAGACTTGATCTAGGAATCAGTTGCTGCGGCTTGATGTATACCCCTTTTGTTTTATGTGTGcatattattattttttcattcaTAGAGGGTAGGGGAGGGCAATGCATTTATAATTCATCTTAGTTTCTCTGTGCTTTTGAGGTGGCTGAAAGTTGACAGGACCTTGTATTCTCTTAATGCAGAGTTTAGACAGGATAAAGTGCAGACTCTTGGAAGGTACAAATGCTCAAGAAGTCAGAGCTATGGTTCTTGATATGCAGGCAAGGTTGTTGTTAGACATGCTTGGGAGGGGAATTGAATCCGCTTTGATAAATCCTTCTGCTTTATTACCCGAACCATGGCAAGCATCTGGCGAGACATTAACCGCTATTGACCCTGAATCACTGGCTGTTGAACAAGCATTAGTTCCGAGTGTTCAGGTATTGATCTTCTGTGGTTCCATCAGTTGCTATGATTTTGTTGTTTCTTTTCATTTGATTCAACATAATTTGAGAAATCATGATTGGTTCCGACTGTCTTTATTCTTTTACTGCTTGCAGCCTTTTCCTTGATCGATTGGGCTATATGCAATGCTCAGATTTGTAAATAGTCACTTTTATTTTGAAATTCGTAAAATCACGTGACGCACATTAGTAGTTCTGCGAACTTGTGGGATTTTAACAGATTTCACTTATTTCAGATTAATCAACTTGCTCTCTTGGATTAACGTTGTTCTTTAAATGTATAAGAGTACTACTCAGAATGAAAGTCTTACAGTATGTGTACTCTCTGTCGTAACATTGATGTTTATGCAGTTATTCCTTTGACTTAAGTTCTGGCATTACCTGGTTTTTACTTATCTGAGAGACTGAAAGAAATGAACTAAAAGTATGGACCTACTGTTAATGTCATGGAACATATTTCATTTTCTACTTGCATTTAACTTTGTTGAATAGTGTTTATGTTTATTTCATTGAGTGTTTCACTcaatttattacctttttttttgtacaacttggaacctgaaaaaaaaaatttatacttCGGATTCAGGCTTATGTTGATGCTGTTCTTGATCTTGCCTCACATTTTATCACACGCTTGCGTCGCTATGCAAGCTTTTGTCGGACATTAGCTAATCATGCCGTGCAAGCAGGAACTGGAGGCAACCGTGCTATGGTGGCTAGTCCTACGCAAAGTTCTGCAACTCCTGCTCCAAGTCAGGGTTAGTATGTAAAAGATTTCTTTGGAGTCTGCTCTACTAGCTCTTTATAGATACTTGTGATTGTTATTGTAGATATTATTTGGTAATAGTAACGATACAACAACATTATCTCAGTGTCTCAAGGGCTTCCGAAAGTTGCGGGGTAGGGAGATTGAATGTAGACCAGTGTTAGCAATACAAAGAGACTGTTTCTAAATGACCCATTATAAAAATACCATAGATAGGTGTATCAAATGACTCTCACTTCATTATAAAAGTAGCGCACTTACTTTAGCGAGCATTTTTGCTTTATTACATCATAATCCCAAAATATAGCTAGTCTTAGCCAAGTAGGCAAGTAATAATCCTGTAGGGGTGAAGATACCATGCCTAAGTGAATAGAGGCCATTCAACTACTAAACAAACCTGACTTCCCGTCTACCATACTGTATAGTTAAACTGACATTAGAAATGCTCCTCAAGACTTGAAAGGCTCCCGCCAAATAGTCAAGAGGCTTTGTAAGTTGTAACATTGTACTTTCAGTGATGTTCTTATTCAGAACAAGAAAAGGTAAATGACTTTTTAATTTTATCCCACGTGATATGGAATAATGGGAAAATACTTATGGAACTTGTGATATTATTTGCGCTTTACTTCAAAAATTTAAGGACTTGTTAATAGATTGAATCACTATTATTGACTACACCAGAAGATAGAGGTTTTACCTGGGCGCATCATAAATGCTGTTACCTAAGCTTTAGGatctttataaaaaaaaaagctTTAGGACCTCTACTTCCTTTCCATGCCACAAACAGTGCAATCCCTTCCTATAATCTTAATTGGTTTTTCTTGTATATGGAGCCTCACTTGCATAAACCTTCGGTTGTTTTGTCTTATTACTCTCAGGGGGTCAAAGTGGTACTACAAGCTCAACAGGAAGCACACAGATGCAGGCTTGGGTACAGGGTGCTATTGCCAAAATTAGTGGTACAACTGATGGAGTTTCCCCTTCCGCACCTAGCCCTCTAAGTGGGCCCACTTCGTTTATGCCAATCAGCATAAATACTGGAACTTTTCCTGGTACCCCTGCTGTTAGGCTTATAGGCGACTGCCATTTCCTTCATAGATTGTGCCAGCTTTTGCTGTTTTGTTTTTTCTTTCGACGGACACAACTACCCCGTTACATCCAAAGTGTTCAAAGAAATAATGATACAAGTATGCAAAAGTCTCAGGCTGGTGCCCTAGGCAAGGTTGAAGAGAACCATCCTGGCCAAATGAAACCTGCATCGACCGGGGGTAGGCCGGATCAGATAGTTGGTGGCGTCAAAGTTGAAGAAGGCCCTGCCAGCCGGGCCAGATTGGGGTCTGGTAATGCTGGTCAAGGGTACACATTTGAAGAGGTAGAACATCTTACATCACTTACAACTAGACCTGGAAGAATCGACCCGACTTACTTCCGTTCCAGATCTGAAAAGTACAATCCAAAGTAACTCAAACCCAAAATGGCCCAAAAAActaattttgaaacatttttcaAATAATATTATGAGCCAAACCGACCTAAAAAACCTGAATGACGTGACCCGAGTTTGACCCGTCCatacccgaaatgacccgacttgGCCGAGGTCATATCCGAATAATCCAATAACAAAGCGACTAGCGAGCACCTGAAAAACCTTAACTTTTGATTATATCTTAAGTTTTCCTTTCCCAAGTTATTTTTATTGACTTGTATTGGAGTATGATATTAGTGTTAGTATTGTGTTCCCTTTTCTTTATTTAAAAAAAGgctttttttaattttaatttttttttttatgaatttcTTTGTTGTTGACAATTCAAATGGTTACTAACGACGTAGCTGTTGCTGCTGATAAAAGCGGTTTttttcgttgttaaaaatttgaaatcgaTGTCGAATAGTTTTTTGGGATTTGATCATTTTGATTGTTTTTATTAGGACCAGTGTGTCACTCATTCAGATATGCACTGTTAAGTCCCTATAGTGAAGCTGAAGTGCTCTCGATTGTCATCTGCAGGTGAAAGTTTTGTTTCAAATACTTATTGATCTTTGTAGACGGACAGCTGGGCTGGCTCACCCATTGCCTGGTTCTCAAGTTGGGAGTTCCAATATTCAAGTTCGGCTACATTATATTGATGGGAATTATACTGTCTTGCCAGAGGTTGTTGAGGCATCTCTTGGCCCACATATGCAGGTATGTACAGTATTACATAGTTCAAATAGGGAGCCTTCAAAGGACCAAAGACGAAATAAAACTATTTTGATATGATTGAGGGAAATTCTCAAGGAtctttttttctaattttttctaTTTATATGCACAATAAAATGTATGAGACATCAAATGTAAAAATAACCCATTTACCCCATAGTTAATAAGTAGGGTTTTGGGTTAGTCTCATGACTCTCATTCAAGATTCATTTATACGTGTGTATCTTTCAATGACTTTCTGATCTTATTTTTTCTGGCTCTCTTCATGCAGAATATGCCTAGGCCTAGAGGTGCGGACGCTGCCGGCTTATTGCTACGAGAGTTGGAACTTCACCCACCAGCAGAAGAGTGGCATCGCCGAAACATGTTTGGCGGGCCATGGTCCGATCTTGATGATATGGATGATAGTTACAAGCTATTCACTTCCAGTGACCCGCTTGATCCAAGATCTGTAGAAAGTTGCAATGTTTCTTATGGAGTTCAGAGTCTATGGCCAAGGAAACGCAGGCTTTCTGAAAGAGATGCTGCTTTTGGCTTGAACACTTCAGTCGGTCTTGGAGCTTACCTTGGTATTATGGGATCTCGGCGTGATGTGGTGACTGCTGTCTGGAAGGCTGGTTTGGAAGGTGTTTGGTACAAGGTATGAATAGTAATGAGCCTTGTGTTGGAACCCGAGTGGGAACTATGTAAAAACCAATTCCAAATTCTTTTATTTCCCAAACATTGGACCTTACTTGCCAGGCCGTCACCAATTCTTTAGAAATAAGTGGAATACTGGAATTTACTAAAACTTGTAACACACTAGAAAGACCGTCTTTAGTAGTAATGTCTTCCATGCGTATCTTTTAAGTTTCGGCCATGACGGAATTTAGGACTTACTATGAAGATGCTATGGTGCCGATGTGTGGTCAATGTTTCCTCTTCGCTAATGTTTATGTTCTTCTCTTAGACTGGTATGTTAATTCCTTGAACTGATACTTGCATTCCGTTTCTAATGCAGTGTATAAGATGTTTGAGACAAACCTCAGCTTTTACGCCACCAAGCTCCACCAGTTCATCCAATCAGAATGATCGAGAGACGTGGTGGATAAGTCGCTGGAATTACGGTTGCCCCATGTGTGGCGGATCATGGGTTCGGGTTGTGTAACTATATATGTTATATTAGTTAGGTATGTTTCATGCACCCTCATAGTTATTGATAGCATTGTAGCATTACTTCCATCGAAGTTACCTGCACTCGTGCTAGTGTAAGAATCAGCCTTTAATGACGTTCTTGCCCTTTTATTCCGGTAAATAGGTTATTAATGAGCCAAACAGCGAACCATTGGGACGTCATCCTTCATATATGAAGAGGTTTGACTTTTGAGAAAAGTAATCATGCCTAAAGCTACGCTAATAGTCTCGGGATTTATTAAAAGCGGTTAGTATACTCTCTTAACATCAAGGCATTCAAAGCGGGATTATGACTGGACGACGTGCCATAATAACTTGGTGGCTGAACCTCTTGCTTCTGGAGCTGCATGGTATTATTTGTTTCATTTGTAACTCATTGATGTATGTTGTCGAGATGTTACCTCAAATTTTGTAAATTGTGTTTCGCGACTTACAAAACATATACAAAGCGGATGGTGTAGTTCAGTGTAAATTTGTAGCGTGTAGTATGTTTTTAATGCTTATGACTCGTGCTGGCATAAAATATCTGTATTATTCTCCGAAGAATATTTTCTATTTTCTACGCAAAGTTAAAAACGAGCATGAATAAATTTTCGATCTGTATAAAACTCGAGCTAGATCTTAAAGAGTTCAGATCAATTTGATTTTAGTCCATTTGCTCTCAAATGAAAGGGCAGAATGTAGACGATTGACAACATTACTCGAAAATTTACTACCTAATAACAAAAAAGAAAAGATATTCGATGTACTCAGTATTAAAGTAATCGAGTTCACGTATTACTCGAGAGTTTACTACTcaataacaaaaagaaaaaaactcGACATATAATACAATTCGAGATTTAGAGTTCAACTAATACACCTTAACTCGATTTAATTTTGTTGAACTCATTTTATCATACGGAGACTAGACTAGTGCTAGAAATCGTACAACGTTATTAAGAAACCGTCTCGCACTCTCGCCTCTCTTCAAATAAAAAGTCCACCGAGCCGACATTCACTCCGAGTCCTCTCCTATCAACACGACCACGACCATGAGCTCCGCCACGAGCACCACCGCAAGCGGTGGCGCGTCGCAATCCAACCACTCACTCGCGTTCCGTGTAATGCGACTATGTCGTCCTTCTCTCCACGTTGAACCGCCGCTTCTCTTCGATCCCGCCGATATTCTCATCGGCGAAGACCTTTTCGACGATCCTTCCGCCGCCGCTGTTCTCCCTTCTCTCCTATCTCGCCTCTCCGACCTCCCTCCCTCCGCCACCGCCACCGCAACCGCCGCAGATGGCGGAGAAGTAGCTGGTGAAGTTTCGTTTAAGTCGCGGTTTGTTTTATCCGATCCGGTTTCGGCGTCCGGTTTGACCGGACTCCTCGTCCTCCCTCAATCCTTCGGGTTTGAATCTCTCTCTTGCGCGCGTTTATTTTAATCGTGTTTAGCTGTCGGAATCGAGTGCATTAGTGGCGTAGTCAGAATTTGAAGTTTGTAGTTTGATTGCGTTTACATTGATAGGCTGTTTACGGTAAAAAAGATTGATTTTTTGATTACAGTTGATTTCTCTCTTGTTTAGCTTAATCTTGTTTAGGTATCGGTTTTATCGGTGACGGAGTCCAGATTTGAAGTGCGATATAGTAATTTAAGGAATTGTTCGATGTTTTGTTAAACTGAAGTTCGTAGTTTGATTGCATTTACGGTGATCATGTTGTTTTAATCGCATTTTGGCATTTTTGTGCGGTAGTGGTGGAGAGAAGATTTGGATCGAAATCAGAAATTGTTGGAGCAGTTTGTAATGCAATATACATTATACAGTAATAACTTCCGAAATGGTTTTTAAAATAAATATTAGTAAAAGACCGAAGACATGTATTTTGATCGCTTTGATACGCCATTGAGGTGATGTGAGATTGTGTGAATTCGAGAAATGGAAgtattgatttgattttggtagTTAGATTACTATCACCACTCACATCAATGCATTTTCTTGTCGTTGTTATCGTCATCATGTtcatttagggtgtgtttggatagcaaaaatggagggaaaggaaagggagggggaaggagggaagggaaagggagagaagggaaggggagggggaatggggtgggggtgtttggatacaattttcctccaaatcttgcctattttggagagattttgattaggcttggaggagggaaattggatcctTCCAAATCTCTCCCCCCTCCATTTTCCTACACCCTGCTATCCAAACaagagattttaaatcccctactctccctccctttcttttccctccaatttcttcaatccaaacacacccttagggtgtgtttggatagtaaaagtggagggaaagggaggggagggggaaggagggaagagaaagggaggtaagggaaggggagggcacatgggatgtgggtgtttggataccatttacttccaaatcttgcctattgtagAGAGATTTTAATTTGCCTtagaggagggaaaatggattcctctaaatctctccccctccatttctctccaccctcatttgctatccaaacaaagaATTTgcaatcccctactctccctctctttcttttccctccaattccctcaatccaaacacacccttaaagatgaatggtgatggtggtgatgaagatatgAGATTGAGAAGGATCAATTTTTTCTAAGTGTTTGGTGTAATGTGAGGTTTTGTTTAAAAGATAATTAAGGTGATTTATCTAAGCGAGACTTTTATATCAAATGGAGGATGTTGATGTGAGGGAGGAAGGGATACAGTCTTAACAGTCTTTGCTTGAATGCGAGAAAAGGCAGTATTGATTTAATTTTGATAGTGTTACTACTTACTACTGTTTCTTGCATTTTGTCATGATCATAATTATGTTCATTTAAAGATGAACGATGGTGATGAAGATATGAGGGGTTACTAGATAAAAATGTCAGTACTGTTTGAGTATCTAGTCTGATTAATTATTCGAATTGTTTTTGTTGTAATgtagtttttttgtttgttttataaCTAGGGCGATTTATTTGGGAGAGACGTTTTGCAGCTACATTAGTATCAATAACAGTTCTAGCTATGAAGTGAGGGATATTGTCATCAAGGTTTGTTGTTTGCCCGCTTCATCTCTTTTAGCATATCCTTTTAGTAATAACTAATGATAAAAAATGATCTTATAATTCACGGTGAATAGTGATGAGAGGCTTACTTTATCATATGAATAAATTCCCTTGCAGTATATGAGGTCTCGTATTGATAAGGAATAAAAGTGGCATTTCGTGGAAGATTGGAATTTTGTGGAGGAAGAGTGACTGCTTTTTTCAATGTTACTTCTGTTTTGAGGTTCATATTATCAAGATATATTACTCTGTTGTGTTTTCTCCACTTTAGCCAGATCCGTGAGTTGGTAAAATGTTAGTCAGAACCCCTTCTACCATTCCTTATACTTCTTATGTCTATAAAAACACATGCATAGAGCCGAGTAAGTATGTAAGGCTACATAGGGAAGCCGTTTCATGCCTTTGTTGCTCTTTGAGCTTTAGGGATACTTTTGACCAACTGAGTAGCAACCCGTGGGAATTTGGCACATTTTATGTGGTGAATCAATGGTGGTTTAATCATGTTAGTAGCAATACCTTCTATGAGATGCGGCATTTTAGCATCTTCAATGACTTAAACTAGTGTTGAGAACTTAATTCTCACAGTTGTTGATTTTAACATATGATATTTTCATGCAAGTCGTCGTTTATGATGAGGGTCTTCAGGGAATTTTGTTAATTAGCTTATGCTTTTTTCTAAGTTGCGAGACTTTTTGTTTATGCGGATTTCATAAACTTGAGGATGAATTGTATGTGCCTCCCATTCTCTTAGGTGCACCACCTTAACTTGCACCCTATGCCAAAGCTATAATCAGATTGGTTTTGATGCACCACTTGCCTTCTAAACACTCGTATGAAAAAGGAATGAGGCATATCTTTGATGTTTCACTGGTCGCAGGCAGAAATTCAAACTGAGAGGCAGAGGATATTGCTATTAGATACATCCAAATCACCTGTCGAAACAATACGCGCTGGAGGCCGTTATGACTTCATTGTTGAACATGATGTCAAGGAACTTGGGGCACACACGTAAGTGGGGTCTCTGATGGTCCTTGGTATGTTATATATCTATCCTCAATAAATTCTAATTTTGTGTTGTGTCATTTACAGGCTGGTTTGCACTGCTTTGTATAATGATGGAGATGGTGATCGGAAATATCTGCCTCAGTTTTTCAAGTTCATTGTCGCCAATCCACTCTCAGTTAGGACAAAGGTATAGCCTGGTCATATTAC
This sequence is a window from Silene latifolia isolate original U9 population chromosome 8, ASM4854445v1, whole genome shotgun sequence. Protein-coding genes within it:
- the LOC141596068 gene encoding mediator of RNA polymerase II transcription subunit 16, with product MTSSSSTSTIKPSEELTNNNNNNNNNNSPSSSPQNPNQINNNSNNSDKIVGLVEGEKGNCGIEGEEQETEVMMMEKSSNGFDDVMDDVSGGGGGGNSNSNSDHATVFCIKLNQPKSNLLHRMSVPELCRNFSAVAWCGKLNAVACASETCARIPSSNANSPFWIPIHIVIPERPTESAVFNVIADSPRDSVQFVEWSPPSCPRALLIANFYGRVTIWMQPSQGPVNLVRDASCWQREHEWRQDIAVLTKWLSGISPYRWLSAKSSSSVNMKSTFEEKFLPHQPQNSDRWPNMLCICSVFTSGSVQLHWSQWPPPAAGEKLKWFCTSKGMLGAGPSGIMAADAIVTDSGTMHVAGIPIVNPSTVVVWEVTPDPGNGFNATPKTTISSMAPPSLNPPSWSGFASLAAYLCWCQEKFISEGKQGKKPSYQDFIENVSLCCSPVSNFSAYVNPEAASQSAATTTWGSGVTAVSFDPTRGGSVITVVIVEGQYMSPYDPDEGPSVTGWRVQRWESCLKPVVLHPIFGSPSNFGGQPPMQTVWETKVNESIPLSDDFNHPQTSSVGPTSDEQPEESPVAKAKRTTFDHFNMPSDIRTLARIIYSAHGGEIAVAFLRGAVHIFSGPNFTPVDTYQINVGSAIAAPAFSSTSCCSASVWHDIAKDCTMLKIIRVLPPAALSDESKADSSTWERAIAERFWWSLLVGVDWWDAVGCTQSAAEDGIVSLNSVIAVLDSDFHSLPSTQHRQQYGPSLDRIKCRLLEGTNAQEVRAMVLDMQARLLLDMLGRGIESALINPSALLPEPWQASGETLTAIDPESLAVEQALVPSVQAYVDAVLDLASHFITRLRRYASFCRTLANHAVQAGTGGNRAMVASPTQSSATPAPSQGGQSGTTSSTGSTQMQAWVQGAIAKISGTTDGVSPSAPSPLSGPTSFMPISINTGTFPGTPAVRLIGDCHFLHRLCQLLLFCFFFRRTQLPRYIQSVQRNNDTSMQKSQAGALGKVEENHPGQMKPASTGGRPDQIVGGVKVEEGPASRARLGSGNAGQGYTFEEVKVLFQILIDLCRRTAGLAHPLPGSQVGSSNIQVRLHYIDGNYTVLPEVVEASLGPHMQNMPRPRGADAAGLLLRELELHPPAEEWHRRNMFGGPWSDLDDMDDSYKLFTSSDPLDPRSVESCNVSYGVQSLWPRKRRLSERDAAFGLNTSVGLGAYLGIMGSRRDVVTAVWKAGLEGVWYKCIRCLRQTSAFTPPSSTSSSNQNDRETWWISRWNYGCPMCGGSWVRVV